GGTGATCGGCGAACTGGTTGTAGTCCCCGGCACGTTCGATGACCAATTGAGCCGGCCCCGTCCCGTGTTCCTGCAAAAACGGCGCGAGGAGGGCGTTCTGCCCCAAGGGCCGTACGGGATGGAACAGGTCCCAGTCCTCGTCCGGTTGGCTCTCCAGCCACGACGCAACCGCGCCCAACGGGTGGCCCCCTTCGACCCATTGCTGCCACTGCCCTGTGGACGTGGGATAGGTACCAGAGGCGTAGCACAGGGCGAGCAGGAACTCGACGAGTGCGATCTTCTCTCCGGGGGTGTCGCCGTCGATGTCTGCCGTCTTCTCGGCCTGCGTGAACAGCTCTGCCAGGTTCTGTTCCAACACCTCGCCGTCCAGCGACAGGGCCCGCGCGCACTGGTGTTCGCGGGGGTCCCAACGAGGGCGCGTGCTCGTGTCGTTGGGCGGGGGTAAATCAGCCAGGTGCATGGCGTGTGACCTCGGTGTCTCGCGGATGTCCGCCTGAAGGGGGCAAGAAAATAGCAGGCGTTCGGGCCGGTGCCGAAGGGTTGCTCGAAGCAGCGTGTTCTGATCAAAGGCCCCCGGTGAACGCGGCTGGTCTGCAACGAGGCCTCACCACGGGCCGGGGGCCGGACTTCCATCCCCGCAGACGCGGGGACACGGTTGAGGCGCGTGTGCCAACGACCGCCACCGACGGTTCATCCCTGCTCGTGCAGGAAGCACGCCAGCTCACGGACGCACCCTTCCGGTATCGTCCGAGGGTGACGCCCTGAGCTGCCACGTCTGAAACGCCTTGATCCTTCAGCAGTGAGAGGTTCCGTGGCCACAGACGGTCTCTCCCGGCAGTACCAGTGCCGGGAGAGACCTCTTCTACCTGAGGGTCATGAGACGTGCGATCAGTGTCGCGACGGCAGCCTCAATCACCAGCCAGGCCAAGTCGCCCCTGCGTCTCCGTAACCACCTCCTCGCGTCGATCTGGCAGGTCCCCAGCCAGCGCCGTAAATGATCACTCACGGTTCGCTCTTCCTCCTGCGCTCCGCTTTCTGGCCCGTGCCAGAAAGCGGAACAGCGGGAGGTGTCTGGGCGCCGCCAGAGGCCAAGACTGACACGCCGCGTCGAGGCTTACAACCACCGCGACCGAGTTCCAACTCCCCACCCGCGCCACCGAGTTCGGCAGAGGCGACGGGTGCATCATCATCGGGGCGCTCGTCGCAGCAGGAGGGCCAGGGTCGCCCGTGCGTCGCGGCGCCGTGCCGGGGTGCGCGAGACGACCGAGACGAGGGCGACGCTGAGCAGGGCCACCGAGTAGCTGAGGCCGGATGCGGCGGCCAACACCGTGGCGTTGGTCAACAGTGCGGACATGGTGAAGGGTTCCTCCCGAACAGGCTGCCGACGGTTCTGCCGGTAGCGGATGCCCAGTTGTCCCGCGTCCGGTGAGTTTCCGGCGACCTTGGCCATACCGGTCAGGTGGCGTCCGCGCTGCTCGTACGCTGTTTAAGAAGTGTCCGGGGACTTCTGACGAGGTGACGGATTGAACGCCGGGAGTGCTGGAGCCCCTAAGCCTGCCGTCGCACGCCTTGGCGCCTGCCTGAAGTTGCTGCATGAGGACGCCGAGAGGGCACGGGGCGAGCGCATTACAAGCGGTCAGATACGCACGAGGCTGGGGATCTCCCCACAAAGGCTCAGCGATTGGCTGAACGGGGTGTCCGCGCCATCCCGAGAGAACCATTCTCTGTACTTAGCACTGATCGCTCACTTGGAGGAATGCGTCGGAGCAGCTCGACGTCGCTCTGTCGAGTGGGAGCAGCTCATCTCAGAAGCGAGGGCGGAGAGTCTCCGCAACCGCGGTGGGCGGCCGTCGAAAGGGCCCCGTCACCGACGCGTAGCGCCCTTCCGTTTCAGCCACACGGCCGAGGCGTACCGGCCACAGGCGCTGGCAGGGAGAGAAGCCGATCTCGAACAGTTGCAGGCGCTGATCCGTACGGGGCCGGGATACCTGGCCCTCGTCGCGCCACCCTGGGCTGGGAAGACCGCATTCCTCGCCACGTTCGCTTCGAGCCACGCCGCGGAAGACGTCGACCTCATCGCGTACTTCGTCCGGTGGAGGCACGGAACGGACAGGGCTGAGGCCTTCCTTCAGACCATGGTGTCCGAGCTGAGCCGGCATGTCGGTAGGCGGACGAATCGTGCCGATCAAGCCACCCTGTTCGGCCTGTACGAGGAGGCTGCTCGGACAAGTGTCGGGCGTGGCCGGATCCTGTGCCTGATCGTCGATGGTCTGGATGAAGACGCCGAGGCACGTATCGGAGGAGGTCCGAGCATTGCCTCGCTGCTGCCGCCACAGCCCTATCTGGGCCTGCGAGTCCTGGTCAGTCGACGGTGGCACCCCCCTCTGTCCGGCGACGTGCCAAGGGACCACCCCATACGCGGAGCCAAGCAGATCCCCGGATTCCGGCCCTCGCCCGAGGCCGGCGTGCTGCGAAGTACCGCTCTGGACGACCTGGCCGCGTTGTTCGAGGATCCCCGGGGGTGGGTGCGCGAGATCCTCGGCTTTCTGGCCCTGGCCGCCGGCGGGCTCAGCGAGCGCGATCTGATCCAGTTGGTGGAAACCGGCGGACACGGACCCGTGCCCCTCCCTTTCGACCTGCAGCGTCTTTTGCGCAGTGTGGCCGGGCGGGTGCTCGGGTCCGCGGACCTGGAACCGGACACGTTCGTCCTGGCGCACGAGGAACTGTACGAAGCTGCCGCTGACAACCTTGGCCCCAAGATGCTCACCCAGCTGACCCGGCGCCTGCACGTCTGGGCCGACCACTACCGGGACGAACGCTGGCCAGAATCCACTCCTGTGTACCTGCTCCACCACTACCAAGAGCTGCTCAGGGAGACCGGCGATCTCGATCGCTGGATCGACTTCGCGCTCGACCACCGACGTCTGCTGCGCCTCACCGAGCGAGGCCTTCCCGACGTCGCCCTGGCCTCGCTTGATCACGCCACAGAGGCGACATCTACACCAGCTGTCCTGGCAGCGGTAGCGGCTTCCCGATCGCTCCTCACGGCACAAACACCGCTTGTACCGCGTGAGGTCCTGCGGATGCTGAGCGCGGCCGGCGATGTCCCACGAGCCCGCGCGCTCGCGCTGGCTCCCGCGGATCCTGCCTCCAAGGCGGTACGGCTCCTTGAAGTCGTCCAAGGCCTTCTGACCGTGCAAAGTCAGAAGGCTGCTGATCAGGCAGCGGACCTGGCGCGCGAGGCAGCCGCGTGGGCCGAGCGGGCGCGGCGGTGGAATCCAGTGACCGTCCCTGCGGAGGAGCTGGACGCCGAGGCCGTCATTCCCCGAGCTGCCGTCGCACTCGCCGCAACAGGGCAGCCGGAGCCCGCTATTCACATGCTGAGATCGATCGAGATCTGCCGACCCGAACACGTCACGGCAGTCACCGAGGCCGCGACGCTGTTGCGTGAGCCCGACCCGGCCTTCGCGGCCTGGTTGCTCGATGAGTTGACGTCTGAGGCGGAATACCAGGCTGAATCTGCCGAAGGCAGCCCGGCCCTCGCGATGCACATCTGGGCGACCGTTGCCCGAGCCGATCCGGGACGTTCCGCGCCGGCCCACCGAAGGATCAAGGAGTTTTCCCAAGAGCTGGACGAGGAATCCGCGGATCCAGCCGCAGCCGGCGGTTCCGCTCTCCGGGCCCCCGGACTCGCCGAACCCCTACCGGAGGAAGTCGACAGACTGACCAACGGCTCCCGGCGCGAGGTCAGGAACGCTCTGCAGCACGAGCTCCTGGAGACGCCAACCAGGGTGGAACAAGAGCTGCTTGCTGCCGGAGAGGGCCCGGAGAAGGTGCGCGCCCTGCTCACCGAGGTGAAAGAAACCGAGCAACTGCTCAAGGACATGAAGCGCCTGTCAGCCCTCGGGGACAGCGCCCAACTGCGCAGGTGCCTCGATCAATTCATGAAGGCGGCCGCCCAGCAGAGGCCCACAGCCGTTTGGCTGCCCTTCCTGTCGCAAGGCCTCGTCGGCGCCTGCGACGACGTTGGCGATATCCACCTCTCCTTCCTGGAAGGCATGCTGTCTGACACACCCCTGCGTATACGGGGTTTGGCCTCGGCCGCCCTGGTGCACTCGGACGCGGGGCGCCACGACGACGCGTTGCGATGTGTGGAGAAGGCAGCCGGGATCGCCGAGGGGATGTCGACTCCCCCGCCGTCCGAGGTCTCGGTCATTGCCCAGGTGTTCGCGCATCTGGGTGATGCCGAGCGAGCCGCCCAATGGATGCCCCAATCTCACGGGCGCCGACCGACCGGTACGGCAGGCATCCTTTATCGACGAACCGCTTTGGCCGTTGAAATGGGACTGAACCCGAAGTCTGCCGTCACTCGCATTCTCACCAACAACATGTCGCAGATCGGATTGACTGCATCCGGAATCGACGTGTTGGAGGCCCTGAACCGCCGCGTTGCCGGATCCCGGACAGACGCTCAGATCACTCGCCTGGAATCCACCGCACGCGCTCGGCTCGGCACGGATCCCCTGATCGGCACCGGTCTCTCTCTGCTCCATGCCATTCTCGGTGACCCCGAGCGAGCGGGCGACTGGGCGGCAGAGCTGCCGGACTCAGCTGCCCGGGGGGTGGCACAAGCGGCCTTGGCCGGATACCTGGCCGGCGTCCCCGCGCACCTGGACGTGACCGCCAGCGAGGACCTCTGGACACTGTCCGTGCTCCGGGTCCTCGCCCACCATCTCTATCCGGCCGGCCCTGGCCACGATGCGGCTGTACGAAACCTGGTCAACGGCGTCCTTGGTACCAGCAGTTGGTACTGGGCCTTGCCGGTGTTGAGTCGCGCGATACCCGAAGCCGTGCGTAGAGTCGCGTACGTTCTCGACGAGCATGAGCAGGCAGAGCGGGAGAGATGGTAAGCGTCTCCGGTCCAGTCGACTCGCCAGCGGCGCGTGGTCGGCGATGACGCCGACGGCCTGCTCCCCGCTCACGCGAGGATGGTCCCTTCGTTCGGCCGCCGGGCGGCAACATCAAGGGGTCGGCCCTGCACCCGCGGGGGAATGTTCCTCGGCGCCGGGGGGGGCTGTGTCGTTGAGGACGCAGTCGGCCCCGCACCCGCGGGGATGGTCCCCCATGCTCACCCAAGTTCGGGGCCGATGTCGCTGCTCCCTGCACGCGCGGGGATGGTCCCAAGGCCTACTTTGCTCCGGCCGGAGCTGCTCTCCTGCTCCCCGCATGCCTGACCTTGGGCTTCGATCTGATGTTCAGTGACCTGCATGGGCATGGCCAATAGGTCCGCTTGTCAGGACGGGCGGTGCGCACTCACCAACAGCGTGTCGGCGGTGCGTGCGCCTTCGGCCGTGGCGGGGAGAACGGTGATGGTGATCTCGGTGAATCCGGCTTCGTCGAGCAGCTTGGTCCACACGTGCTCCTGCAGCACCCAGCGGCGCATGGTGGCTTCCTCGCCATCCGGTGTCTTGGCTGGCACATCGGCCGCGACCACATCCGGCTGGGCAGGCGTCCCGCTCAGGTAGTGGGCGAGCGTCGCGAACACCAGCCGCCCGCCCGGCCGCAACGCTGCGGCCGCCGCCGGCAGCAGCTCGCGCGGGTCGGTGAAGTCGATGGCGCCGAAGACGCTGTACAGCACGTCGTACGTGCCGCGCATCGCGTGTAGATGAGGTGCCACGTCGGAGTGCACGATGCGTAGGCGCGGCGCGAGGTACCCGTACAGGTCGGTCGCCATGGCGTACTGGGCGGGCGAGGCGTCGACCGCGGTGACCCGGGCTGGCTGGTGCTGCACCGCCAGGTGCGCGGCGTGCCGGGCAGCCCCGGCGCCGAGCTCAAGATCTGCGCGGCCCTGCACTGGGGCGTTGGAGGGCGAGGGCCGCCGCTATCTATGGGACGAAGGGACTCTGTGCAGCTCAGGAGCATGGTCAGTGGAGCAGGCAAGTAAGGCACATAGCCGGACAGGGTTCGGCTGAACCGTGTCCGGAACTCCCGTTTGATTGGGATGGCCCTTGGGTCGTACCTGCGCGGTCGGGGCCACGGTCAGCGTTTGATGCGTCCGCGGATGGCGAGGACGCCGAGAGCGAGGAGGGCGGGTTCAAGGAGGCGGGAGGCCATCTCGGTGTAGGTGCCGGCGGTGGTGAGGTTCTGGCCGCTGGAGCGGAAAACGACTGAGTTGACGGCGACGCGGGTGGCCTTCTCCGCGCGGGCCCATGTCATTCGCTGCGACCATCCTCCGCGCAGGGCGGGGGTGGGGGTGCTGGTGTTGAGGCTGATCTTGCTGCCGTTGAGAGTGCCGGTGGTGGCGGGGTCGGGGTCGTGGGTGGGTAAGCCGACGCCTATCAGGAGCAGCACGGTCAAAGTCATGGCTGCGAGGAGCCAGGTGAAGGCGCGGGAGGCGCGCAGGCCATAGCCGGACAGCAGCCAGTACCCCCACAACAGGCGGCGTTCGCCCTTTGCGGTGCCGGTGGTGTCGTAGCGGCGCATCTCGCATGGGTGTAGTTCGCCTCGAGGGACGTTCCTGATCAGGCACAGATGGTCAGTAGTGCATGACCTCCCGGGCTGCTTGTCCGCTGCGGACATCCCTGATCAGGACATGGCCTGAGCCTGCCGGTTCCGAACAGTCCGGACCGTGCAGGTCGAGGCCCTCAAGGTCCGACGGGAGAACGAAATCCGGACCGACGTATGCCGGGTCGAAGGCGAAGCTCACGCGCGTGCCGCTGCCTTGTGGTGGATGAAACTCTTGGGGCGCGGTGAGGGGTCGGATGCCGGTGTGGACTTGGCGCAATCCGCGCCCGGCGTGCCACATCTCAACGGATACCTGTGCGGACACCGCGGCAGCGGCGGCCAATAGCCACCACTCGGGGCCCAGGAGGGAGCCGAAGTAGCCGAGAGCGGGGGCCCCGGGGGGGTCCCAGGTGTGAGCCTGGTCCATGGAGATCGTGAGCGGGGGCTCGCCTGCACCACTTGGCGATAAGACAGGACATGGTCGGCATGTCCGATGAGCGGCAGGGCATACTCCGAAGCAGACTCCCAGGAGGTCGGCGATGGAGCTAAAGCCGCCCGTAAACGAACTATTCAAACTAGCCGACCGGGTCAGCAACCGGATCGTCACGTACCGCTTCGCGGTTGCACACATAGCCGGTCAGGACTGGAATGCACTCACCGAAGACGATGTGTCCACCGCACTACAACTCATCGAAGTCGATTCAGTTGGGGAGCCGGAACGCGCATCTGTGCTAGCGCACTTAACGGTCCTGGCGGCGGCGGCCCGATGGGGGGAAGACCGGGGCTCGCCTTGGTGGGAGGCCGCCGACCTCTATGTGGACGTGGTGCGCCGGCAGTTGGGCCACGTGGCCGACGGCGGTCGGC
Above is a genomic segment from Streptomyces sp. R21 containing:
- a CDS encoding class I SAM-dependent methyltransferase, with translation MQGRADLELGAGAARHAAHLAVQHQPARVTAVDASPAQYAMATDLYGYLAPRLRIVHSDVAPHLHAMRGTYDVLYSVFGAIDFTDPRELLPAAAAALRPGGRLVFATLAHYLSGTPAQPDVVAADVPAKTPDGEEATMRRWVLQEHVWTKLLDEAGFTEITITVLPATAEGARTADTLLVSAHRPS